The following proteins are encoded in a genomic region of Protaetiibacter sp. SSC-01:
- a CDS encoding YbjQ family protein encodes MTTDEIPGYRITRAHGHVLGTIVRTLSLGAGLGAIGSALGGGEGGEITAYSQLLWENRQEAIKRMWADAEQRGANAVVGMRFDSNDLEGVAEVCAFGTAVTVEPI; translated from the coding sequence CCGGCTACCGCATCACGCGCGCCCACGGCCATGTACTCGGCACGATCGTGCGCACGCTCTCGCTCGGCGCCGGGCTCGGAGCCATCGGCAGTGCGCTCGGAGGCGGCGAGGGGGGCGAGATCACCGCCTACTCGCAGTTGCTGTGGGAGAACCGCCAAGAGGCGATCAAGCGGATGTGGGCCGACGCCGAGCAACGCGGCGCCAACGCGGTCGTCGGCATGCGCTTCGACTCGAACGACCTCGAGGGCGTCGCCGAGGTGTGCGCCTTCGGCACCGCGGTGACGGTCGAGCCGATCTAG